CCTCGGCCTGCGTGCTGCTTGTTGGTTCTGCggtaaaaaagacataaagacaccAAAGAGTATGATTTATGTTTTTGCCCTCTTCAGACTGAAATGACCCAAATCTTTCCAGGCAATTTAAGACAGATGAATGAGTGGTTTGCTTGTCTTCTTGTCAGGCACCAAATTTtaaagaccacacacacacacacacacacacacacacacacacacttaatttGTCATGAAACAGAGCTTCTCACATTCTCTCACATAAGCTCACAAAATGGATTCAATGCAGTCATGTTAATAGGTGTTCAATGTAGTGAGTCCAGGGGACCCACAGGTGGTCATTTTATTGGTTCCCTAAAAGAGTTAGTGGTTTTTGATAGGTTATAGTGTTtaacttgtttttaatgttacatGGCTATAATtactgttttattcatgtatgcTGACAATAATCAAACACATAAAATCctaaatatgaaatatacatatatgaAATATACTTCATTGacaaaaccatagactgtatatatatctctatatacagtctatgtacAAAACATTATACAAATGTCACTCAGTGTAGAGAGCAATAATGTAATGTGTAAATGAAATGTGATTTGTGATAATCCATCAAAATTTAATAAGCTGCTGTTTAACGTTCACAGTTCAACATTCTGACAAATATGCTTATTCTCGTTCTTTCTGAGAAGAGTTTTAATATTCTTCTGTCACTCATTCAGACAATGAACATGAATTGCGAATGAACATGAATTCATCTTTTGCAACCGCAGATGGTGAGACAATGGCAACCGCTGCTAAAAGTATTTTTTCAACACGTCATGTCCCCTGGAGGGTAGAGCATCATTGGATCATCACTGACACGAGTCAAGACAAAAGATGTTGCAATGTTAACACATAGTCAGATTGTAGGAATGCCTGTAGTGATATCGGACATatttgtgattggttgattaaCCTAAAAATGTAAGGTTATTGTCTGCCAGTGGTCCCCAAGACCTCTGTATCATGCCCCTGACACTGTTGACTTTTATGCCAAGCAAAAGCGGCGCACAGAGCTTCAAAGAGCTGGGGATGAGAATGAATTCACGGATTTGTTGTTCATAATGTAGCATTGTCAGGGGAAAAAACAGCGCGTCTCGTAGACTCATTGATACTGAGTTTACGGCATCCTTTCAGATTTTAATGCATCAGGCATGCAGGATGGATACCTTGCAACATCAATGCAACATTTCCTTTCAATATTGCTGAGAAGCTAGATTTAAGTTACACTGCATAAATATTTTAGGTCAAGCATGTCAGGCTATCTTTTTAAAATTGAGAAATTCACAAATCCAGCTATCTCAGAAGGAGGTGTGTTGGAAAGCAGGGTTTccccacacatttatttatttgtgacgcACCACCACAGCATCAACATGCCCCACATTTACATTTCCTCGTTTGAGAACTCTGTccctctctacctgtctctcaCAGCTGAGAGCACTCTGGAAACAGATAGAGCAGCTGAGCACAGAGCGCAGAGAAAGTTAAACTTCATATTGTTTCTGTGTTGTCCATCATTAATCCAACCACTTTTggacaaaaccaggtatttccCCATAAAAAAAGTGCACACCACAGTCCAGCACTGGGTCTAACAGCAGCAGACGAATGTATGTTTTTCATGCGCTCTGCGTTACCTGCTCTTCTAATCCACTGATCTAGTCTGATCAATCTGACCACAAACTCATCAAATTAAAAGTCTGAATGTGTTAATCAGCTTGTTTCTCAATAATCCCCCCTATGAGTCAAactaaagaagaagaggaaacaataggaaaaaataaaaagtcaaagttAAGCCCAGCACTGGCTTTTTGTTGAATGAACCAGCTCAATGTTGAATTCAGGGTTGGcctacaaaaaacatgtttcatgcAGCACTCTGTATGCAGCGAAATACAGCCATTTTAACAGTAATGCTCCTGGTTTCCATAACCTACCTGGGTGAGCTCATGAACAGCCCATAACATAATTTCCTCTCGGTAATGCAACACATCACATACAAACCGACGACCAGTTaacacacagcacacaagaACAGCCTCCCTACCTTGGTCCTCAGTGGCAGTAGCACTGCTGGAGGCTTCATTCTCCTTGTTGCACCTGAccttctcctcttcatcttcctcctggaCCATGGCTTCTGCCTCTTTTGAGAGGCAGGTGGCATGTAAAGGCCTCAGTGTGTCAACCTCCTGTTCTTCCTCTTcgtcctcctcatcttcctcttcctcctcgtccTTGCTAAACTTAAGTctcttcacttcctgctgctCGGCTTCCATGTCCTCTTCTGTATCTTCCGGATGTTTGTTCTTCACTGAGCTGCCCAGAGAACCTCCCGACGCTGAAACCTCACTAGCAGGAGAATCAGGAGATACAAATGTGATTCCAGTGGGTTTATGTTGAACATAGATAACATATTTTCTGGTGAGTGGCTTCTGACATACCTGGAGCCTTTTTCGTCTTCTTGCTCTGTGTTGAGGTCTTTGTTGTCTGTGCTGTCTGGCAGGCCATTAGCTGCTAGTGAGTTGGCCAGAGACAGCTTCGGTCGGTTCAGCGGCCGGGGAGTTCCAGGACCGTTCACTTTCCTAACAAAAAGCCAccacagagaaagagggaaaggggttggggaaaaacaaaaacattttaaccatcatgaaaaaaacgaaaaaaagatgttgtattttaatgtatGTGAATTTCAGGATCAAGGACAAAATCTGTCCCCAAAACAACCTCTCTGTAAAAGCAGATGTGTTTCCAGGAAGCATCACTCCATTCATTCTGTTGACAGCACTGCATCCATTTTTCCTGTACAAGcaagttaataaaataaataaataaatacatacaattCCCACCAGCTTCATATTAATTTGTTATTGAGGTTGGTTCTACAAAGTGTTTCACTTGAACAAAACACTTACTCTGAGGTTGGATGAACACAGCTTACCACCATTACATTCTGGAGGGAGACAAGAATTTCCAAATGAGTGAAAACAGGTGACAGCAGTTTAACAACATTAGAGGGAAAAAACAGCCATGCTGCTTGGGACATACCTTCTCCACCCCTCGAAGAAACTTATCTGTTCCTGTGTAGTTCCTCTTGGGTTCTGTGAGCAGCTCGCACAAGCGCTGGATCGTAAATGGAATTCTAAAATTAGGAAGAAAAAACATTCATTATACttttaacagaaaatgtaccgTTTAGGTGGTCTTCTACACAAATTTGCCTGAACATTCTGTTTCACACTTGTTTGGTAAATTTGTTGAGTACTCGGGGATTGTGGGAGCTTAGGAGGCGTCTAAAACCTAAATCAGTCATGATTAAGTAAGATAAATTGAGATTTGTGTCCCTGTGAATCCAGTGTTTTCAACAAGCGCATACAACATCCAGCTAGGTAAAAGTAGAAGCCAGCTGAGGATTAGTGGCTTTATGCTCAAAGCAGTATTTCCCCACTGGAAAGATGGCCTTTTGATAAAACAGGAGCTCTTCTCAGTAGAAAGTAAGAAAGAAGAAACTtctgaaattggtgctacaaaACCACAGAACACAGAGGGACACTTTTGCCTAAGAgggagaaaacctacaactaccagagtgcactgtgctgcaccagaccaataaacgctcccgCTGGTGGGTGACGGAATGCGAACACGTCCATTTGAAACAATGGCAGCTGAGTGGGAACAAAAGATCTTGATCtcttacagttaaacagtaaactaaaatatgtttctgaaaacatctgaggagagaaataggcaactcagtaacagaatcttggtttatatttattCAGTGCTGCCTAGACcttttgatctcagttttttctgcctcttttcactgtgcaggaaacagtatggtgccgacttcctgttcacaaacccTCACTATTACAATTTAACACAGTACTgtaatatgtttctaaaaacactgtaggcaagaaataggcaatgcagtaaagATAACCTTGATAtttatttgatcagcactgagAGCCAGTGAAACCATTTTGCTGGGGACGAGGAGGGATATCTCTGCACTGGTTTGATGGAGAGAAGTATACCAGTTCATTTATATATACACTACCCACATTATTTTGATACAAAGCTCGTTGAAAATCTGCTAAATGCCCTTATCAGTTGTCTGTAACACATTTTTTAGGCTGAattctgtttcccttttttaaagtaaagatGGTAACAAACTGTATCGCATTTACATTTTGCTAACTGGCATTTACATTTGACAGTAAGATGGCGTATTGTATAGAGTCCTAGGGGTGCGACTTCTTGACAGGTAATATGAACAAGGCTATTAAAACTGCGAAGCCATCACATTCCTCCTTATACATTGTAATTGGCAATATAATGAGGGGTGTTTTCTTTACTTGAAATTTTCATAGATCAGACTAAATTATAAACTGCACAGTGCATGGATTTTTTTGAGTGCATTTCCAAATGGTTCAAGCTGATTTTCCCTCTTAAGTTTGCATTATTGAATCACAAGTATTCATGGTTAGAgcgcctgtttcttaaatccaaTATATATTAAACTTTGGAGCGCATTCAGAAAAAGAAGGACTTTACAGTCATCATGATCTTACAGATCCCAGCAGAAGGGGATAtcagaaggtttttacagagAGCTGAATGTCCTCAGAGACGTCCTCCTCCTCAAAATAGATCCAACAGtcaaaacaggtaaaaacacagaataaagcagcttcacattaaaaataagtgtttctctgatgctctTCGGTGGCCATGGGACATAAGGGGGCTGCTAGCTGAGCTGACTCTAATATTAGCTCAGCTTGTTTTTAGGTGCTCAGCTTGTTTTTAGGTTAGGATTTCTTCAGTGGTCTCTGTTAACATGTTTTACTCTGAGCCGAACTATcggcagaggtctcctcctcaccaaaacaaaccGACCCAGTAGTCTGTGAGCCAAGCTGCTGCGCACATGAACTCAACTTGTTTCTCTAATTACTTAAGATCCAGAGGTCCAATGACCAAAATCCTTCATCCCTTTAAAACATATAGTTTACACGACCAAGATCTAAAATGTGACAGGTAAGTGACTTGATACAGTAAAAAAGTAGTTGGCTGAAGATGTTTCAATGTCCAGCCATCCAGCTGACACTTATGGAAAACTCTGATTCATCATTATTTCTATTTCGCATTGTAACTGACAGATTCCCACAATGTCAACACATGGCATTGTGGGATCATTTGCATCTCCATTTTGAGAATTTTGAAGGACACTATGTTGGGCATAACTTTCACAACAAGTCAGTCAATTGGGAGTGATGCGGGTACGTTCCTGATCTTTATCACACACAAACTTAATTACTCTGGCAACACTAAATATACACAGATTCAAACAATATATTTAATGAGGCCAGACCTTTCCATACAATTTGGGACACACTAAAAAGCCAATAGATGTGGCGCTGTTTCACAAAAGCGACAATATCAGCAAAACTACTGCATTTTACAGTCATAACACAGAATGAAGAACTGTATAATAATTACATCTTCCACTACAAATATTTGTGTAGGAAACTGGGTGAGCTAGAAGTCATCAATCCATGGCATGTGTTGGCCATGGGAAACCAGACATATTCAATCTGGCATCCCCATCCATACATTCAGTTTGGCACTGTAGCTGTAATACAGAAATGTACTCATGTAGCTGGTCACCTACCCATTGTATCCCTTCACAATTTTCAAGATTCTCTCCTTCATATCTTCAAATGGAATTGACTCCACGTTGGGATTTGCAGGACCTCTTTGCTCAGGTGCTGAGGCCCTAAAGTCATCCATCACCTTCTCCAATTTAAACAAGAAGTAGTTCCTAAATTGGGACCACTGAACCCTAGAGGAAAATGATAAGCAGAATAAGGCGCAACATATTAGGCATGATACATTAAATAGAGGAAAATACAGCTCAATTGGACAAAAGCATACTATGGCTGGATGTTGCATAAGCTATTGCAAcacattcattaaaaagatgAATTTAAATACAGTTGCACTGATAACAAAACTGCACAAcaaactaagaaaaaaaaatattttaatctcTGTATAAATAG
This region of Epinephelus fuscoguttatus linkage group LG1, E.fuscoguttatus.final_Chr_v1 genomic DNA includes:
- the ppp4r2b gene encoding serine/threonine-protein phosphatase 4 regulatory subunit 2-B — translated: MEVDSLQEALRDFDKKAKQEASPLLEQFLCHIAKTGETMVQWSQFRNYFLFKLEKVMDDFRASAPEQRGPANPNVESIPFEDMKERILKIVKGYNGIPFTIQRLCELLTEPKRNYTGTDKFLRGVEKNVMVVSCVHPTSEKNGCSAVNRMNGVMLPGNTSAFTERKVNGPGTPRPLNRPKLSLANSLAANGLPDSTDNKDLNTEQEDEKGSSEVSASGGSLGSSVKNKHPEDTEEDMEAEQQEVKRLKFSKDEEEEEDEEDEEEEQEVDTLRPLHATCLSKEAEAMVQEEDEEEKVRCNKENEASSSATATEDQEPTSSTQAEASAGSGPEAEQAEREVPCGSQEEGSDMDQTEQQAPAGVLESPETSRDSEESNSDPVSSSSSSSGSSCSIEESAEAAREDVALAPSSSTTEPPTEGAMESATLNTGTTEEPMEQD